A region from the Tsuneonella mangrovi genome encodes:
- a CDS encoding ABC-type transport auxiliary lipoprotein family protein, which produces MTSRIARLVAAFAPALLLAGCVSLGGAKPPASLLTLTPVTLAPAGATISGSAAQALAVAEPEAAAKLAVTRVPVQVDATSIAYLKGAQWVDQPARLFRHLLGETIRAKTGKVVIDSDIPAITPANQLRGTLTEFGYDAQSQQAVVTYDAILDVHGKDVQTRRFTSEVPVASPDAGPVGAALNEAANKVAAEVADWVG; this is translated from the coding sequence ATGACCAGCCGCATCGCCCGCCTCGTCGCCGCGTTCGCTCCGGCGTTGCTGCTGGCCGGGTGCGTCAGCCTCGGCGGGGCAAAGCCGCCCGCAAGCCTGCTGACGCTAACCCCCGTTACGCTCGCGCCCGCCGGGGCGACGATCAGCGGCAGCGCCGCGCAGGCGTTGGCGGTGGCCGAGCCCGAGGCAGCGGCCAAGCTTGCGGTCACCCGCGTGCCGGTGCAGGTCGACGCGACCAGCATTGCCTATCTCAAGGGCGCGCAGTGGGTCGACCAGCCCGCCCGGCTGTTCCGCCACCTGCTCGGCGAGACGATCCGCGCGAAGACCGGCAAGGTCGTGATCGACAGCGACATTCCCGCGATCACCCCGGCCAACCAGTTGCGCGGGACCCTGACCGAATTCGGCTACGACGCGCAGTCGCAGCAGGCGGTGGTGACCTACGACGCGATCCTCGACGTGCACGGCAAGGATGTGCAGACGCGCCGCTTCACCTCCGAAGTGCCCGTTGCTTCCCCCGATGCCGGCCCGGTCGGCGCGGCGCTCAACGAAGCGGCCAACAAGGTCGCTGCCGAAGTCGCCGATTGGGTGGGGTAG